The window GCTTCCAATGCGTCCCCGGCGCCCAGGCTGACCTGATTCGGCCCGCTATCGAGCCGAAGAATGGTCGAAAGCTAGGGCATTGCAACCGTGCAAGCACGAACCGGTACGCACAGGCACAtggatgcatgcatgtgaAAGTGCGCCTACACACCCATTCATGCCAGCAAGATACTTGCATGaatatactgtacaactacgtgtACGGGTAATTGTACGCAATACCCTGTGTGTGCACATTGGTGGgagcatgtactgtagatgccAAGTACTGCGCATGTGCAACGAAGTGTGCCATGTGTGCATCTGCCATACCCCTCCGAGAACCTCGGCGGAACCCCCCGAGTCAGACGCCTAAAGGATCCAAGCCAAGGCGCTAGAAGGCGTAGCTCGGAAGCCCATCCCCCGCCAATCCCGCCCATTGCCAGCCACTATCCAACCATTCTGTACGGGGCTCGATGGCgaaccgacgacgggctGATGGCTTgcgccggcgatgagctcATGATGGGGTTGAAGAAAGATTTATTTgttcgacgtcggcgcgacGAGAATCATCGACGCGGACGCAAGGGGAAACATGCAACTTTCCGCGCACACAAGTACCTTGGTACgtatttacttgtacttacacgcACTGTATGTAGTATTATTGCAGCAGTGCGAGTGCGTAGTACTTGTGGTATTACatggtgtgcaagtacagtacttgctccgttgGGGCATTGACTTGACTCTCGTCCATCATCCCCCAAAATGCTCGAAGGGCATTGCGGTGCTGCGCTCAACGCACTGCCCTGGCTATCGATTGCTCGAACCCGTTGCACTTTCTCGTATCAACTTTCTCGACAGAGAgagtacggcggcggcgagacgcaCCATCGGCAGCCGCCCACTCTCTCGGCATTCGATGCACAGCAGTGACGGCAGTGACACGGCACATTACACAGAGGTCCATTGCTTGTTCGCTCAGGTCATCGAAACAATGGGAGCGGCAAGGATGCACGGCTCGCCAGATGCCGACGGCATGCAAGATGCGCGCCCCTTGCGTTGGTAAGCAATACAAGCAAGTGTACTCTGttaagtacttggtgtaATACATGCTAGTGATTGCAaactgcatgtgcatgttctccgtacagttaGTGTGGTTGTGTTTCGGCTTTAGTTGCACCTACAAAGACACTTAAGTatagtgtacagtacagtacaacgtaagtaagtgcttacacctactgtacaacagCAACGCTGGTGTGGGAGCCAAGTTGAtgcaatgtactgtacgtcaCTTGATGTGAGCACTAGGTACTGAAGTAACCAaccctactgtacttacaactacagtacacctaagtGCGGACTACTCCAAactggcaagtacttactaggtataCAGCACGTTCACGAACGGCAAGCACAGCACCCATCCCCTCAAGAGGGTACTTGGGCCCCGAGAAAGGCACGTCAAGTAaaatgtacaactagtacaatgtacaactagtaagtacttaggtgcacaCATGTGGTTGAAAGTGTAAttgtaccgtactgtacttatgccCTGGTAGACAAATGCAGTACGAGTTCCCCgtagtagtaagtaggtgtacatgtacatatgcCAGGACtggtaagtatgtacttacttgcggtTCGTACGAGTTGAGTCCTGTGCgggcatgtaagtacaagtagttatacatgtactgtactccgtactctgtacaagcTGTTGGGGTTGATCGTCTTGGCCAAACTTGGCGGTCGTTGAGAGCGGTTGGCAGGAAGGATCCAGCCGGCTTGTTCCCAAGCAGTTGACACGGCAgccggtactccgtacgtctGTTCGTTTCCATTGCGCTTCCCAGGGCAACCCCCCCcaacctactccgtacttgtaagtgcTAAGTTTGCGACACTCCAAACCGGAGAATACTGTAGCACATGTGCAtcgtgcaagtagttgtgctCTGTACCGTTACCGCGTACAAGCGCGTACTTTCATAGGAGTAACGCATACAGCACGTGTGCTTGCagcaactacttgtacatacaagtacaatgtaagtaagtacatgtaaaacAAGTGTCTGAACCAAGTACAAcgacaagtattactgcaagtacggagtagttgtactatAAGTAATTGCTGCTCGTACGAGTTCACGCCCTTCAGTACAATCAAGTACCTGCATTTACTCCATaccgcacggagtattattccGTACAGTGTTGAGTACTTCCATGTACTTATACCAGTATGCAGTTAATAGGCGcgcttgtaagtactcgtactgcttgtacactgtactttgtGATATTAGGGCTCATGATCTTCGTTCGAGAAGGtgtacaataagtagtaccGGTCcagctacatgtacttattacaGGCACAGAGTGCTTTAGTATGCTATATCCCCAGGATGTTCCCCCACTTCTCCAACTGCGCTATCCACAATTCGTGgaggagtactccgtactccgtccttacACCACGCTCGTGCAATGCAGCAAATGCACGTGTGACCAGGAACCATTTGCAAACAAAAAGGTCCACGATGAAAACCAAAGTCTTCGTGCATCGATCTCGCGTGACTGGCTGGACtccacacacacacacacaccgatacacatacacacacgcttacagtacagacgCGAAATGGATGACGATCCGCCCGACAAAGGTACCGAGAAATCAGACTCGTATAATACCGTAAACCTTGGTCGGGCGCTTAGGCGCCCGGCAGCCGacacatgcactgtactgtgtCGTCGGTTACACGCTTGGCCGAGCCCTGCGTTTCACGAGAGACGGATTTTGTTGCAGCTTGCTCCCAAACTCAAGTGCTTGATCCCATTGCAAAACGCTGTTTTGTGCAATTTCTGGTCTCGTAACATCCGAGCAAGTGGACCCTTTCCACCATGTCCACCGTGACGAGAttaccagtactccgtactgtacaagtacttcgtacaagtaagtacaaccaagtacacctgcttacatgtacttgcggtacttgccagtacagtacgagcacggcgagaaggtgtacttgtaattacgTGTACTTTTCAACCGTTGAGAACCACTCCTTACCCCGTACGATGTATCTTCACACTGCAAGGACATGTGCCAGCAGGGTACGGTACTGGGCATGTAGTTACAACTAGGTGAGAGCatcaagtacaactacagttgtgtacagtaatactccgtacattccAAGTTATCATTTACTCGTTCTCACTGGCCCCGGAGGAAAAAAAAGGGTATtagtgcatgtaagtacatgtacaactacatgtacttacatgtacttacatgtacggagtacagtagtagcaCATCAGTACAAATATCAAGTACTTAACATTACTTGCAAAcattgtactgtaattacaagcaGTGACATGTCCGCGCTCCCTAATACCATAACTGCGGCACTACTGcatgtaagtgtacatgcatgcactcgtcTGCCTGTTGAGAACACCGCACACCGGAGCAAGTGTACGAACATGCACAAGTAAGCAATAAGGACACGGAAAGTTGGTGGTGGAAATCGAGATGATTGATGCATAGGCGGGCGCCCGTATGGATGAAGCACAAACATTGGGAGTGTAGCAATATGATCCATGATGGCGAACCGCCCCGTCTCGGTCCCccatgcaggtgtacatgtagcacggagcaagtacggagtacatgtacatgcgcttgCTCCAAGTGCTCCATGGTGGTGgtgtgcgtgcaagtacttacatgcacgtacagtatctgtacatgtacaactacttgaaagtacatgtgcaagtacacttacacctacgtAAGAGATAATGGCCGTCGTGAACCTTGTGCTCGTGGGGTTGATTGTTGTTGTCCGTCGGTCCTCCGCTCTTCGTTTGCCGCAGGTGCGAGAAACGCCCATGGTGCTACTCCGTTTTGTTGTGCAACACCCCTGCCGGGTTTCGAGAAATGCCGTAGCGGCAGCGCAGGATTTGCCCTCGACGCTTGCACCATCTCGACGTTCCCTCCGAATCGGACCCGTCGTACGtggtgcaagcaagtatttcTCGTGTACCGTGTGCATCTATGTAATCCGACACTTGTTTACTTAAGAGTAGGATCTGCTGATGTGGACTGGCTTTGCGAGCAACTATATAACAAGCATGGATCTCCCTCGTCCAGGTGCCACATAAGACATACTACGTATACGACGACTAAGCGAGACCGATCCTGCCTTCCTGtcggtacttgcaagtagaCTTGGCTgcggtacggtacggagtacagcaagtacaaccacaATACGGCAGCGGGCACTTGAGCTCCTCGTGTTCCTTCCCCAGGTCTTCCCCGGAAAGCTCCTTCCCCGGACAAGTACTTCCCCGAAGGCGCCTTCCTCACTTGCAAGCCCAACCCAAGGCATTGCCGTGCATACGGTTCTGCAGGCACCACTCGGCGCTCAACCTtcaccacctcctcctcctctcctcctcctcctcctcctcctcctcctccttctcctcctcctcctcctccttctcttccttctcctcctcttcctcctcctccctttTCTCCTTtttttcctcctcctccttctttttctcctccttctcctcctcctctgcctcctcctcctcctccgcctcctccttctcctccttcttctccttctccttctcctcctcctcctccttcttctcctccttctcctcctcttcctccttctccttctccttctccccctcctccccctcctgcCCCTCCTCCACATCCACATCCATAATCATCATCATGTCTTCCAAAGGGAAGGATTCGCAAAACGAGCCTGCCGATGATCTCGCcaagggcgtcgtcgccacggccCGGCAGTCGTTCCGCGATCTCTTCGTCTGGAAGCAGCGTGTCGTCCTCTCCAACGAGTACGGTGAGACGCGGTGCCAGTGGCAGGAGCCCGATCGGATCAAGAACCCCATCAGCCTCTTCGCCCAGCTCTCGGCCAAGGACTGGCTCTTTTTCGTCGTCGGTTTCAGCTCCTGGaccgccgacgccttcgacTTTCACGCCCTCTCCATCCAGACGGTGAAGCTGGCCAAGTACTACCACCGCAGCAAGACGGACATCACGACGGCCATCACCTTGACCCTCCTGCTGCGATCCATCGGTGCCGCCGtcttcggcctcgccggcgacaaaTGGGGACGCAAGTGGCCCATGGTCTTCAACAtgatcgtcctcggcctgctgcagATCGCGACGATTTACAGCTCGACCTTTGAGCAGTTCCTCGCCGTACGAAGCTTGTTTGGCCTCTTCATGGGTGGTGTCTACGGAAATGCCATTGCCATGGCGCTGGAGCAGTGCCCGTACGTCGTTGCCCTAGTTTCCGTcaccgtccccgtccccgtcccaGCGCCAGGTTTTTGGCTTGGCCAGGCCGATGGCACCTGCTGCTACGCTGCGCTAGATGTGTCGTCGGATTGCTAACCGAAAAACGGCACGCAGTGCAAACGCGCGTGGCTTGATGTCGGGCATTTTGCAACAAGGCTACTCGTTGGGGTACGTCTTGGCGGCATGCGCCAATCTtggcgtcggtggcggcgtcgagacgTGGAAAACCGTCTTTTGGATTGCCGGTACGTCATTcgtcctccgtcgtcgtatTCTTTGCTCCTTGTCCCCACGGCCTATTTGCTCCCTTGGCGGTTTTCTTTCCCCTCTCCTTgccctgccgccgtcctcgcgaGTTGTTGCTGACATCGGTGACGGATAGCCGGTctctccatcgccgtcggtcTGGTTCGCATTTGCTTCCCCGAATCGAAGCAGTTCCTCGAGGCCAGGGAGGCCAAGAGGGCCGGCCATGGCTCCAAGGGCACGTCGCTCGGTTCCTTCTGGCGCGACACCAAGAAAATGCTGGTCAAGGAGTGGAGGATGTGCGTCTACTGCATCTTCCTCATGACGTGGTTCAACTTTTACTCCCACACGTCGCAGGACTCGTACACGACCTTCATGTTGACGCAAAAGGAGCTCGACAACGCCGGCGCCTCGCGCGCCTCGATTCTCATGAAGGCCGGCGCTTGCGTCGGCGGTTGCATCGTCGGATACCTGAGCCAGTTCTtcggtcgccgtcgcgccatcatggcctcggccctcATGTCGGCCCTGCTCATTCCCGCCTGGATCCTgcccgagggcgagcgagccCTCAGCGCCACGGGCTTCTTCATGCAGTTCTTTGTCCAGGGAGCCTGGGGCATCATCCCCATCCACCTCAACGAGCTGTCGCCCGTGGCCTACCGCTCCACGTTTCCCGGCGTGACGTACCAGATTGGCAACATGAtctcgtctccgtcggcgcAGATCGTCaacgccatcgccgagagGACCTTTGTCACGCTCGGTAacggccgccgcgtcgaggCGTACGGGCCCGTCATGGGCATcgcgacggccatcatcgcccTGGGCATCATATTCACCACCATGTTTGGTCCCGAGAGGCGCGGCCGCAGCTTCGAGGCCAAGGTCGCGGGCATGGAGAGCCCTCGTTCGAGCGAGGCACCGGATGACGGCCTGCCGGATGCGGAGAAGGCGCACGTCGAGCTGGAGGAGAAGAATTGACGGGTGGCTGCCGTCTCGCGCCTTGGTTAGTCATGAACACTGAAACCCCTTGGcccacgccgtcgtcatgatgAATATGCGCAATCGTCGGTCGCTTGGATACGAAATTTTAACGAGTCTCGTTGGGGTTGGCATCAATTTcttggtacggagcaggtgtAGTGTCAATGTTTGTAATGTCAGATTGTCACCTTTGCACAGTCGGCCCTGGCGACCGAGAGGCCTgcatggtgatggtgatgccGGCTCGCAGCGCGGCCCCAAGGCCTGTCACGCTGTCGAGTGCACAATATTCTGTCCCTCCATCCGCGTGGGTTAGGCGAGAGCGGGTGGCAGGtcacggccatggccaatTACCGCATGGACGGGACGGAGATCACGATTCGGACGTTGGAAATTTATCcgtcggtacg of the Drechmeria coniospora strain ARSEF 6962 chromosome 01, whole genome shotgun sequence genome contains:
- a CDS encoding carboxylic acid transport protein encodes the protein MISPRASSPRPGSRSAISSSGSSVSSSPTSTLSAKDWLFFVVGFSSWTADAFDFHALSIQTVKLAKYYHRSKTDITTAITLTLLLRSIGAAVFGLAGDKWGRKWPMVFNMIVLGLLQIATIYSSTFEQFLAVRSLFGLFMGGVYGNAIAMALEQCPANARGLMSGILQQGYSLGYVLAACANLGVGGGVETWKTVFWIAAGLSIAVGLVRICFPESKQFLEAREAKRAGHGSKGTSLGSFWRDTKKMLVKEWRMCVYCIFLMTWFNFYSHTSQDSYTTFMLTQKELDNAGASRASILMKAGACVGGCIVGYLSQFFGRRRAIMASALMSALLIPAWILPEGERALSATGFFMQFFVQGAWGIIPIHLNELSPVAYRSTFPGVTYQIGNMISSPSAQIVNAIAERTFVTLGNGRRVEAYGPVMGIATAIIALGIIFTTMFGPERRGRSFEAKVAGMESPRSSEAPDDGLPDAEKAHVELEEKN